The following coding sequences lie in one Myxosarcina sp. GI1 genomic window:
- a CDS encoding response regulator transcription factor, with translation MIKVLIVEDQKTVQEILKSHLETEPTLELVGCVENGQLALENIEINRPHIVLMDIEMPVLDGLTTTKIITERFVDCNVLILSVHDDDTYLNTALQVGAKGYLLKNTPAKELINAIYSAYKGYFQLGPGLLEKYLYKLGTSQNNSQEITQLKNILFQQSKLLKEIQEQPTTNKYPPKANKKIDDKYLVLEQQYYSLRYGLDNLARKIDFVQKLCFFLIVVFALVMLAIVLVS, from the coding sequence ATGATTAAAGTTTTAATAGTTGAAGATCAAAAAACAGTTCAAGAGATCCTTAAAAGCCATTTAGAAACAGAACCTACTTTGGAATTAGTAGGTTGTGTAGAAAACGGGCAACTTGCTTTAGAAAACATCGAAATTAATCGACCTCATATAGTTTTGATGGATATAGAAATGCCCGTTCTTGATGGTCTGACAACTACTAAAATTATTACAGAGCGATTTGTAGATTGTAACGTTTTAATTCTTAGCGTTCATGACGATGACACTTATTTAAATACTGCTTTGCAAGTTGGTGCTAAAGGATATTTATTAAAAAATACTCCAGCTAAAGAGTTAATTAATGCTATTTATTCGGCATATAAAGGTTATTTTCAGCTAGGTCCTGGCTTGTTAGAAAAATATTTGTACAAACTAGGTACATCTCAAAATAACTCTCAAGAAATTACTCAATTAAAAAATATTCTGTTTCAACAATCTAAGTTATTAAAAGAAATTCAAGAGCAACCAACTACCAACAAATATCCGCCTAAAGCTAATAAAAAAATTGATGATAAATATTTAGTTTTAGAACAGCAGTATTATTCTTTAAGATACGGTTTGGATAATCTGGCGAGAAAAATTGATTTCGTGCAAAAACTGTGTTTCTTTTTGATTGTAGTTTTTGCACTAGTAATGTTAGCTATTGTTTTGGTCAGTTAA
- a CDS encoding (Fe-S)-binding protein yields the protein MTTNFDAKNPPQPELIDTCVHCGFCLATCPSYRVIGKEMDSPRGRIYLMDAIERGEAAIDDTTTSHFDTCLGCLACVTACPSGVEYGKLLAATRPQIERNQSRSLPDKLVRGLIFNLFPYPNRLRPLLAPLWLYQKSGLSKLIRKTQILKKVAPRLAAMETILPKITNPFVPNSLPEVIPAQEKTRCRVGVILGCVQRLFFSPVNEATVRVLTANGCEVVIPKNQGCCAALPAHQGQEAQAQALARQMIDSFADTNVDAIIINAAGCGHTLKEYGHILADDKEYRDKAVEFSAKVKDVQEFLAEIELTAPLSPLTSEELTVVYQDACHLLHGQKISLQPRQLLRQIPNLKLKEPIDASLCCGSAGVYNLLQPAVADELGKQKAANLINTGAELIASANPGCSLQIKKQLASQKSDISLLHPIELLDYSIRGVKLNI from the coding sequence ATGACCACCAACTTCGATGCTAAAAATCCACCTCAACCAGAACTAATTGACACCTGCGTTCATTGTGGTTTCTGTCTGGCTACCTGTCCGAGTTACCGAGTAATTGGCAAAGAAATGGATTCACCTAGAGGCAGAATTTATTTAATGGATGCGATCGAACGCGGTGAGGCGGCTATAGACGATACGACTACTTCCCATTTTGATACTTGCCTGGGCTGTTTGGCTTGTGTTACTGCCTGTCCTTCTGGCGTAGAGTACGGTAAACTGCTTGCCGCTACTCGTCCGCAAATCGAACGCAATCAATCACGCAGTTTGCCAGATAAACTGGTTAGAGGTCTAATCTTTAATTTGTTCCCATATCCCAATCGTTTACGCCCTTTGCTTGCGCCTTTGTGGTTGTATCAAAAATCGGGATTATCTAAATTAATCCGTAAAACCCAAATACTAAAAAAAGTTGCTCCTCGTTTGGCAGCAATGGAGACAATCTTACCGAAAATCACCAATCCTTTTGTACCTAATAGTCTACCAGAGGTGATTCCTGCCCAAGAAAAAACCCGTTGTCGTGTAGGAGTTATTTTGGGTTGCGTTCAAAGACTATTTTTTTCTCCTGTAAACGAAGCGACGGTGAGAGTTTTAACTGCAAATGGTTGTGAAGTTGTTATTCCTAAAAATCAGGGCTGTTGTGCTGCTTTACCCGCCCATCAAGGACAAGAAGCTCAAGCTCAAGCTTTAGCGAGACAAATGATAGATAGCTTTGCTGATACTAATGTCGATGCGATTATTATTAATGCGGCAGGCTGCGGTCATACTTTAAAAGAATACGGGCATATATTAGCAGATGATAAAGAATATCGAGATAAAGCGGTTGAATTTTCTGCCAAAGTAAAAGATGTGCAGGAATTTTTAGCCGAGATTGAGTTAACAGCCCCACTATCTCCCTTAACTTCAGAAGAACTAACTGTAGTTTATCAAGATGCCTGTCATTTGCTACACGGACAAAAAATTAGTCTGCAACCCCGTCAATTATTAAGGCAAATACCCAACCTTAAGTTAAAAGAACCAATTGACGCTAGCTTATGTTGTGGCAGCGCGGGAGTATATAATCTGTTGCAGCCAGCAGTAGCCGATGAATTAGGCAAACAAAAAGCTGCTAATTTAATTAATACTGGTGCTGAATTGATTGCTTCTGCTAATCCAGGCTGTTCTCTGCAAATAAAAAAACAGTTAGCTAGCCAAAAAAGCGATATTTCTTTATTACATCCAATAGAATTATTAGATTATTCGATTCGCGGTGTTAAATTAAATATTTAA
- a CDS encoding FAD-binding oxidoreductase — protein sequence MIEAIAKLKSLVDPDTELIELNNNQFWSKKIDRAIVDSASCSHLVLPATITKLAEVIKLAQQQQWRILICGNGTKLDWGYSTSKIDLVVSTQKCDRLIEHAVGDLTVTVEAGMKLADLQAKLKVHQQFLAIDPVYPQQATIGGIIATADTGSWRQRYGGIRDMLLGISFVRADGEMAKAGGRVVKNVAGYDLMKLFTGAYGTLGIITQATFRTYPLPPASKTLLLQGKAANLATATQAIRSSSLSPTAMDLVSAAVMTKLELGNDMGLLVRFQTIAESIEQQSEKIVAIAKENELTVSYLDKNEIDLWQKLSEIVRIPHTETAIVAKIGIAPNAAIDLLLKLADNDRQNLAVIHTGSGVGHVQLPKATTATIQILRTFCQERGGYLTLLNAPQAIERQIDIWGYSGNAINVMKAIANKFDPSQILNPGRFVGKI from the coding sequence ATGATCGAGGCGATCGCCAAACTAAAATCTCTAGTCGATCCCGACACCGAATTAATCGAATTAAACAATAACCAATTTTGGTCGAAAAAGATCGATCGAGCTATAGTCGATTCTGCTAGCTGTTCTCATTTAGTCTTACCTGCAACCATTACCAAACTTGCCGAGGTTATTAAGCTAGCGCAACAGCAGCAGTGGCGGATTTTAATTTGTGGTAACGGCACTAAATTAGACTGGGGCTATTCGACATCTAAAATCGATTTGGTAGTCAGTACCCAAAAATGCGATCGCCTTATAGAACACGCCGTTGGCGATCTCACCGTTACGGTAGAAGCGGGAATGAAACTAGCCGATTTACAGGCGAAACTAAAAGTTCATCAGCAGTTTTTGGCGATCGATCCCGTTTATCCCCAACAGGCAACCATTGGCGGCATAATTGCCACTGCCGATACGGGCAGTTGGCGACAGCGTTATGGTGGCATTAGAGATATGTTATTGGGAATATCTTTTGTTCGTGCTGATGGCGAGATGGCTAAAGCTGGAGGCAGAGTCGTGAAAAACGTGGCGGGTTACGACTTAATGAAGCTGTTTACAGGTGCTTATGGCACTTTGGGAATTATTACTCAAGCAACTTTTCGGACATATCCTTTACCGCCAGCCTCAAAAACCCTTTTATTACAAGGAAAGGCTGCAAATTTGGCTACAGCTACACAGGCAATTCGCAGTTCTAGCTTGAGTCCTACGGCGATGGATTTAGTTTCGGCAGCGGTAATGACAAAATTAGAGTTAGGTAATGACATGGGTTTATTAGTTCGCTTTCAAACCATAGCCGAAAGCATCGAACAGCAGTCAGAAAAAATTGTAGCGATCGCTAAAGAGAACGAACTAACAGTTAGTTATTTAGACAAGAACGAAATTGATTTATGGCAAAAACTGTCTGAAATCGTGCGAATTCCCCACACAGAAACCGCAATTGTTGCCAAAATAGGAATAGCACCCAATGCGGCTATAGATCTATTGTTAAAACTAGCAGACAACGATCGCCAAAATTTAGCCGTAATTCATACAGGTAGTGGTGTCGGACACGTACAGTTACCAAAAGCAACTACAGCCACAATTCAAATCCTGCGTACTTTCTGCCAGGAACGTGGCGGTTATTTGACCCTATTAAATGCTCCGCAAGCGATCGAACGGCAAATAGATATTTGGGGTTATAGCGGTAATGCCATAAATGTCATGAAAGCGATCGCCAATAAATTCGATCCCAGCCAAATATTAAATCCAGGTCGTTTTGTCGGCAAAATCTGA
- a CDS encoding DUF4126 domain-containing protein, producing MEIILGLCLGITLSAACGFRVFVPPLAMSLAAIYAHFPLSSGFAWLGTPEAAIALAVATLIEILAYYLPLLDNLLDTISIPLAISIGTVLTAANLTDADPVLQWTLAAIAGGGSAGIIQSVFGISRLASTGITGGLSNFVIATIEALGAATLSILGFTIPWFAAAIVIVILMLAVFKATQFLLSRWQSDRGNSSNV from the coding sequence ATGGAAATTATTTTAGGACTTTGTTTGGGAATAACCTTAAGTGCTGCTTGTGGCTTTCGGGTTTTTGTACCTCCTCTGGCAATGAGTTTGGCTGCTATTTATGCTCATTTTCCCCTATCTTCGGGTTTTGCCTGGCTGGGTACACCCGAAGCAGCAATCGCATTAGCTGTGGCAACTTTAATTGAAATTCTGGCTTATTATCTCCCCTTACTCGATAACTTATTAGACACCATTTCGATTCCACTAGCAATAAGCATTGGTACTGTTTTGACCGCAGCCAATCTTACAGATGCCGATCCCGTCTTACAGTGGACACTAGCAGCAATTGCTGGCGGTGGCAGTGCGGGTATTATTCAAAGCGTATTTGGTATTAGTCGTCTAGCCTCTACGGGAATAACGGGGGGACTGAGTAATTTTGTTATCGCTACCATAGAAGCTTTAGGGGCAGCCACTCTATCCATTCTGGGTTTTACCATACCCTGGTTTGCGGCAGCAATTGTTATTGTCATACTCATGCTAGCTGTATTTAAAGCTACTCAATTTTTGCTTTCTCGGTGGCAGAGCGATCGCGGTAACTCTAGTAACGTTTGA
- a CDS encoding GNAT family N-acetyltransferase, with translation MNFEISLLQENELPKAEKLLRLSFGTFLGLANPMDFGNGAEYTSRWYRDPSSVFAARDDKELIGFSMVANWGSCGGFGPIVTHPDYWDRGIGSQLISASWSKFDEWRSEQIIFCTHANSPKHIHFYGKFGAEPRFLIALCTKAISGIRSTTLKAKRYSQLDPNQQTVSLNAAYQLTDEIYQRLDWRSEILLVSQRSLGDTLFVWDDTDLIGLAICHYGAGSEAAKGNYYLKLGAAKSAPAFEQLIEACETLAVTLGMSSLVAGIDMACVDAYRLLIAQKFRPSNLSVSIHKPNRAGYSRPDVYIIEDRR, from the coding sequence ATGAATTTTGAGATTAGTTTACTGCAAGAAAACGAGCTACCGAAAGCCGAAAAACTTCTGCGACTTTCCTTCGGTACTTTTTTAGGACTTGCAAATCCTATGGATTTTGGCAATGGGGCAGAATATACTTCTCGTTGGTATCGAGATCCTTCATCTGTCTTTGCAGCTAGAGACGATAAAGAACTTATTGGATTTAGTATGGTGGCTAATTGGGGGAGTTGTGGCGGATTTGGTCCAATTGTCACCCACCCCGACTATTGGGATCGGGGTATTGGTTCACAGTTGATAAGTGCCTCATGGTCGAAGTTTGATGAGTGGAGAAGCGAGCAGATTATATTCTGTACTCATGCCAACAGTCCCAAACATATCCATTTTTACGGAAAATTCGGTGCCGAACCTCGATTTTTAATTGCTTTATGTACTAAAGCTATCTCTGGTATTCGCTCGACTACCCTCAAAGCCAAGCGCTATTCTCAACTCGACCCCAACCAACAAACAGTAAGTTTAAATGCTGCCTATCAATTAACAGACGAAATTTATCAAAGATTGGATTGGCGTTCTGAAATTCTTCTCGTAAGTCAACGTTCTTTAGGAGACACTTTATTTGTTTGGGATGATACAGATTTAATCGGTTTGGCTATTTGTCATTATGGAGCGGGGTCAGAAGCTGCTAAAGGAAACTATTATCTTAAATTGGGAGCGGCTAAATCTGCCCCAGCATTCGAGCAATTAATTGAAGCGTGTGAAACTTTGGCGGTAACGTTGGGTATGTCTTCTCTGGTAGCTGGCATAGATATGGCTTGTGTGGATGCTTACCGCCTCTTAATAGCACAAAAATTTCGCCCCTCTAATCTTTCTGTCTCGATCCACAAACCCAATCGAGCGGGTTATAGTCGTCCTGATGTTTATATTATCGAAGATAGACGTTAA
- the nrtS gene encoding nitrate/nitrite transporter NrtS, whose amino-acid sequence MKEFIKALIDPKLSPTAFRVALVVGSTLFVINHGTALFRGKMTRQRWLSGAITYLVPYCVNIHGQYINRSRHQHDKP is encoded by the coding sequence ATGAAAGAATTTATCAAAGCCTTAATCGATCCCAAACTGTCACCCACAGCTTTTCGGGTGGCTTTGGTAGTCGGTTCGACTTTGTTTGTAATTAATCACGGAACGGCATTGTTTCGAGGTAAAATGACCCGTCAGCGGTGGTTATCGGGAGCAATTACTTACTTAGTTCCCTATTGCGTTAATATTCACGGTCAATATATCAATCGTTCTCGTCACCAGCACGATAAGCCCTAA
- a CDS encoding NAD(P)/FAD-dependent oxidoreductase, whose translation MSLTEKYLSQQSSDILAGLRNADKFWKAIKEGKIEPDRVVAKNQEKLDKYDTDVVICGGTLGILLGASLQQTGWQVTLIEKGVLEGREQEWNISRQELEVFLELKLLTKAELDRAIATEYNPARVSFLGGKEVWVKDVLNIGVDPVYLLEILKQKFIKAGGNLLENSAFETATVHPDGVAIVAGETKLTTRLLIDAMGHFSPIVKQFRNGIKPDAVCVVVGSCAKGYTENSTGDLIYSFTPIINNCQYFWEAFPARDGRTTYMFSYLDAHFQRPSLEYFMEEYLRLLPEYQNIELEQLQFERFLFGFFPAYHNSPLTIPCDRLLPIGDSAGGQSPVSFGGFGAMIRHLKRLTDGVSEALRTDSLSSKDLALLQPYQPNISVTWLFQQTMSVGVNKNPDPNQINNLMSGVFAVMDKLGDGVLKPFLQDVIQFVPLAKTLPLVNPKLVLPIIPQVGINPLVNWLVHYFNLALYSGLYPLGKSLKPIADNLSTKQQYFYHRWLDAWQYGSGKDYHQ comes from the coding sequence ATGAGTTTAACTGAAAAGTATTTATCTCAGCAATCTAGTGATATTTTGGCAGGTTTGCGAAATGCAGATAAATTTTGGAAGGCGATAAAAGAAGGTAAAATCGAGCCAGATCGAGTAGTTGCAAAGAATCAAGAAAAGCTAGATAAATACGATACAGATGTTGTTATTTGTGGTGGAACTTTAGGAATACTTTTAGGTGCGTCATTACAACAAACGGGCTGGCAGGTAACATTAATTGAAAAAGGTGTTTTGGAGGGAAGAGAACAGGAATGGAATATTTCGCGTCAAGAATTAGAAGTATTTCTCGAACTAAAATTATTAACTAAAGCCGAACTAGATAGAGCGATCGCCACTGAATACAATCCTGCCAGAGTTAGCTTTTTAGGTGGTAAAGAAGTTTGGGTTAAAGATGTTTTAAATATTGGTGTCGATCCAGTTTATTTATTAGAGATTCTCAAACAAAAATTTATTAAAGCTGGCGGTAATTTACTAGAAAATAGTGCTTTTGAAACAGCTACAGTTCATCCCGATGGTGTAGCAATAGTCGCAGGTGAAACCAAACTAACAACACGTTTGTTAATCGACGCGATGGGGCATTTTTCACCAATCGTAAAACAATTTAGAAACGGCATCAAACCCGATGCGGTGTGTGTAGTTGTGGGTAGTTGTGCCAAAGGCTATACAGAAAACAGTACGGGAGATTTGATTTATTCCTTTACGCCCATTATTAATAACTGTCAGTATTTCTGGGAAGCTTTTCCCGCCAGGGATGGCAGAACCACCTATATGTTTAGTTATTTAGATGCTCATTTTCAACGTCCCAGCTTAGAATACTTTATGGAAGAGTATTTAAGACTTTTGCCAGAGTATCAAAATATCGAGCTAGAACAGCTACAGTTCGAGCGATTTTTATTTGGTTTTTTTCCTGCCTATCATAACAGTCCCCTGACTATACCATGCGATCGCTTGTTGCCCATTGGCGATAGTGCTGGAGGACAGTCGCCCGTCAGTTTTGGTGGTTTTGGAGCGATGATACGACACCTCAAGCGACTGACTGATGGCGTTAGTGAAGCTTTACGTACCGATAGTTTGTCCAGCAAAGATTTGGCTTTACTGCAACCATATCAACCTAATATCTCTGTTACCTGGCTGTTTCAGCAAACTATGAGTGTCGGAGTAAATAAAAATCCCGATCCCAACCAAATAAATAATTTAATGAGCGGCGTTTTTGCCGTTATGGATAAGTTGGGAGATGGCGTTCTCAAACCTTTTTTACAAGATGTGATTCAGTTTGTGCCGCTAGCAAAAACCTTACCTTTAGTAAATCCTAAGTTAGTGTTGCCGATAATACCGCAAGTCGGCATCAATCCTTTAGTAAACTGGCTCGTTCATTATTTCAATCTTGCTTTGTATAGCGGTTTGTATCCCCTGGGCAAATCTCTAAAACCAATAGCAGACAATCTATCTACCAAACAACAGTATTTTTATCATCGCTGGTTGGATGCTTGGCAATACGGTTCTGGCAAAGATTACCATCAATAG
- a CDS encoding LysR family transcriptional regulator: MFHATLHQLKVFETVARHGSFTRAAEELFITQPTVSSQIKQLTKVIGLPLFEQIGKSLYLTDAGKELLATCQDIFERLNNLEMKVADLKGTKQGKLHLGVITTAKYFIPRLLGSFCKQYPGIDIALKVTNHQEIQRRMLENQDDLYIVSNPPQDIDLHSKPFLDNPLVVVASKNHHLAEKKNISLDSLNDEPFIMREKGSGTRKAIYQLFDRHNISVKVRLELGSNEAIKQAIAGDLGISILSEHCLISEDGSGDLTVLDVEHFPIERRWYACCLAGKKLSVIAQTFLEYLLEESPKMSFPPSSLLAKVK; encoded by the coding sequence ATGTTTCATGCAACTCTACATCAACTAAAAGTATTTGAAACAGTAGCGCGTCATGGCAGTTTTACCCGCGCCGCAGAAGAATTATTTATTACTCAGCCAACTGTTTCCAGTCAAATCAAACAACTAACTAAAGTAATCGGATTACCTTTGTTCGAGCAGATTGGCAAAAGTCTCTACCTTACAGATGCTGGCAAAGAACTGCTGGCTACCTGTCAGGACATTTTCGAGAGATTAAACAATTTAGAAATGAAAGTAGCCGACCTTAAAGGTACAAAACAAGGAAAGTTACATTTAGGCGTAATTACTACTGCTAAATACTTTATTCCCCGATTATTAGGTTCTTTTTGCAAGCAGTATCCTGGTATAGATATTGCCTTAAAAGTTACCAACCATCAAGAAATTCAACGGCGAATGTTGGAAAATCAAGACGATTTATATATAGTTAGTAATCCACCACAAGATATAGATTTACATAGTAAACCTTTTCTCGATAATCCTTTGGTAGTAGTTGCTTCAAAAAACCATCATTTAGCAGAGAAAAAAAATATTTCTTTGGATAGTCTCAACGATGAGCCGTTTATTATGCGAGAAAAAGGCTCTGGTACTAGAAAAGCAATCTATCAACTATTCGATCGCCACAATATATCGGTCAAAGTAAGATTAGAATTAGGCAGCAATGAAGCGATCAAACAAGCGATCGCTGGAGATTTAGGTATATCAATTTTGTCAGAACACTGTTTAATTTCTGAAGATGGTTCTGGAGATTTAACAGTTCTGGATGTAGAACATTTCCCTATCGAACGTCGTTGGTATGCGTGTTGTCTGGCAGGCAAAAAACTATCGGTTATCGCTCAGACTTTTTTAGAATATCTTTTAGAAGAAAGTCCCAAAATGTCTTTTCCGCCTTCGAGCCTTTTAGCTAAAGTTAAATAG
- a CDS encoding NINE protein: MSLLDKLDKLFQHRKERRIAAILALSGTILPIAGLHKIYLGQPLWGVIYLLLWSTPIPRIASAIDAVWYLVQDSEQFQLQFSGNSNRKLNTNDTQQISTVAGAIRELERLRQDGLVSEYEFEQKRRKLLDRIV, from the coding sequence ATGTCTTTATTAGATAAATTAGATAAACTATTTCAGCATCGTAAAGAGCGACGAATAGCAGCAATCTTGGCTTTGAGTGGAACTATACTTCCGATCGCAGGACTGCATAAAATATATTTGGGTCAGCCATTATGGGGAGTTATTTATCTACTGTTATGGTCTACTCCAATACCCCGTATTGCTTCGGCTATTGATGCTGTTTGGTATTTGGTGCAGGATTCAGAGCAGTTTCAACTCCAATTTAGCGGCAATAGCAACCGCAAGTTAAATACCAACGATACTCAGCAAATAAGTACAGTCGCTGGCGCAATTAGAGAATTAGAGCGTTTGCGTCAGGATGGTTTGGTTAGCGAATATGAATTCGAGCAAAAACGCCGTAAGTTGTTAGATCGCATTGTTTGA
- a CDS encoding ComEA family DNA-binding protein: MFNWSQIGIRNRILNDPYYRFQSLTEVAIAAELGIKINVNQASIDDWLRLPGFSIHQARSLVDLVGMGVQLLCIEDVAAAISLPVQRLKPLEPILQFEYYDRLSPLSPQKVNPNTASLAEIAQIPIVDKTLAEKMVAERQQQGYANLADLQRRLELDGRAIAQLMYYLQF; this comes from the coding sequence ATGTTTAATTGGTCGCAGATTGGAATTAGAAACCGCATTTTAAACGATCCTTATTATCGCTTTCAGTCACTTACAGAAGTTGCGATCGCGGCAGAGTTAGGGATTAAAATTAATGTCAATCAGGCTAGTATTGACGATTGGTTGAGATTGCCTGGTTTTTCAATTCATCAGGCGCGATCGCTGGTAGATTTGGTAGGTATGGGAGTACAGCTATTGTGTATTGAAGATGTTGCTGCCGCTATTAGCTTACCAGTCCAACGTTTGAAGCCACTAGAGCCGATATTACAGTTTGAATATTACGATCGCCTCAGTCCTTTAAGTCCGCAAAAAGTAAATCCCAATACCGCTTCGTTAGCCGAAATTGCTCAAATTCCAATTGTAGACAAGACTTTAGCCGAGAAAATGGTTGCAGAGCGTCAACAACAGGGGTATGCTAATTTGGCAGATTTACAGCGTCGTTTAGAGTTAGATGGTCGGGCGATCGCGCAACTGATGTACTATTTGCAGTTTTAG
- the miaB gene encoding tRNA (N6-isopentenyl adenosine(37)-C2)-methylthiotransferase MiaB, producing the protein MNNATKKYNIVTFGCQMNKADSERMAGILETMGFAASEDPNEADLVLYNTCTIRDNAEQKVYSYLGRQAKRKHQQPDLTLVVAGCVAQQEGEQLLRRVPELDLVMGPQHANRLQDLLQQVYDGNQVVATEPIHIVEDITKPRRDSSVTAWVNIIYGCNERCSYCVVPNVRGTEQSRTPEAIKAEMEELGRQEYKEITLLGQNIDAYGRDLPGSTPEGRHKHTLTDLLYYVHDVSGVERLRFATSHPRYFTERLIRACSELPKVCEHFHIPFQSGDNEILKAMKRGYTHEKYRRIIDTIRRYMPDAAISADAIVGFPGETEAQFENTLKLVEDIGFDLINTAAYSPRPGTPAALWDNQISEEIKSDRLQRLNHLVAATAAARSDRYLNRVEEVLVEAQNTKDPSQVMGRTRGNRLTFFPGKIEKLEGKTVRVKITESRAFSITGEMVV; encoded by the coding sequence ATGAATAACGCTACTAAAAAATATAATATTGTTACCTTTGGTTGCCAGATGAACAAAGCCGACTCCGAACGGATGGCTGGAATTTTGGAAACTATGGGTTTTGCAGCATCAGAAGATCCCAACGAAGCCGATTTAGTTCTTTATAATACCTGCACGATTCGAGATAATGCCGAACAAAAGGTATATTCTTATTTAGGCAGACAAGCCAAACGCAAACATCAGCAACCAGATTTAACTTTAGTTGTAGCTGGCTGTGTGGCACAACAGGAAGGAGAGCAGCTATTGCGACGGGTACCAGAATTAGATCTGGTTATGGGACCCCAACACGCCAACCGTTTACAGGATTTATTACAGCAGGTATACGATGGCAATCAGGTTGTAGCTACCGAACCAATTCATATCGTTGAAGATATTACCAAACCCCGTCGCGACAGTAGCGTTACAGCTTGGGTAAATATTATTTACGGCTGCAACGAACGCTGTAGCTATTGCGTCGTTCCCAACGTTCGCGGAACGGAACAGTCTCGGACTCCAGAAGCAATTAAAGCCGAGATGGAAGAATTGGGACGACAGGAATATAAAGAAATTACGCTACTCGGTCAAAATATCGATGCCTACGGTAGAGATTTGCCAGGCAGTACGCCAGAAGGCAGACACAAACACACTCTGACGGATTTACTTTACTACGTCCACGATGTTTCAGGTGTAGAACGCCTGCGTTTTGCTACCAGTCATCCTCGCTATTTTACGGAAAGATTGATTCGTGCCTGCAGCGAGTTGCCCAAGGTTTGCGAACATTTTCACATTCCCTTTCAGTCTGGAGATAACGAGATTCTCAAGGCAATGAAGCGGGGTTACACCCACGAAAAATACCGCCGCATTATCGATACAATTCGCCGATATATGCCCGATGCGGCTATTAGTGCCGATGCTATAGTAGGTTTTCCAGGTGAAACCGAGGCGCAGTTTGAGAATACTTTAAAGTTAGTTGAGGATATTGGTTTCGATTTAATTAATACTGCGGCATATTCTCCTCGTCCTGGTACGCCAGCAGCTTTGTGGGACAATCAAATAAGTGAGGAAATAAAAAGCGATCGCCTGCAAAGATTGAATCATTTAGTAGCAGCTACCGCCGCAGCGCGTTCGGATCGCTATCTAAATCGTGTCGAAGAAGTATTAGTAGAAGCACAAAACACCAAAGATCCTTCACAGGTAATGGGAAGAACCAGAGGCAACCGTCTGACCTTTTTTCCTGGAAAGATTGAAAAGTTAGAAGGAAAAACCGTCAGAGTAAAAATTACCGAATCTCGCGCCTTTAGTATTACGGGAGAAATGGTTGTGTAG